The nucleotide sequence ACCTGACGCTTGGCCGAAACAATCGGAATGCGTCGCGTTCCTTCTTGCACGTACACAATACAGACAATCATGGCGATCAACACTGCTGCTAGAGCAATAATTCCGCCAATGCTGCCGCGATCGGCTCTAGCCAGATCGATAGTATCGGCCAAAGCGCTCGGCAGTGTGGCCACAATGTTGACGAAAATCAGCAGGGACGCCCCGTTGCCAATGCCGCGTTCGGTAATCAGCTCGCTGGCCCACATCACAAACATCGAGCCTGCCGTGAGGGCTAAGGTCGTCTCGAAGGTGAAGGAGAGTTGCGAAGTGCCGGGTTGGGCAAATTCAAACACCCAAACTGAAATGCCCACCCCCTGAATAATCGCCCACATCAAGGTGAGGTAGCGGGTGTATTGAGAAATCTGGCGGCGACCGGCTTCCCCTTCGTTCTTTTGCAAGTTTTCTAAGGTGGGCACTGCCGATGTCAGCAACTGAATGATGATAGAGGCGTTAATGAAGGGCAGAATACCCAACATAAACACCCCTAAAGCGGAGATGCCGCCCCCAGTGAAGATATTGACAAAGCCCAAGAAATCATTGGATGCCAACTGTTCGGCAAACGCGGCCCGGTCAATGCCTGGAATGGGGATATAAATCCCCAAACGCACCAGGAGCAAAATTCCTAATGTGAGAAATACCCGTCCGCGCAACCCAGCTTCTTTCGCCATCTGGCCGAAGGTCTCCTGGGCGGTGGGAGTGGCTCCCCGATTGACAACCATACAGACTTCTCCTTGCCTGTCGAGCTTGGCCGTGCCAGCTAACAGCAATGTTAAACTTCAGAATCTTCTAAAGTTTAACCCTCTGCCTACCGTTCGAGGAAATTCGCCGAGATTGGGCGGACAACTAGGTGCGATTGGCCGTGACGGGGACTGGATATGCGTCGTGGAGATAGGTTGGAGGCGTCGTTTCTGCCGAGCGCTCCCTGCCCTGTGGGAGCGATCGCTGCTGTTGAGGGGGGATGGCTTCGGTCAAGCGGTATTTCTTCAGCCCTAAGGATTGCTCCAATTGTGCGATCGCGCCGTATAAATAAGACACATCGGCAGCCATCGAGTGCTCGACAACCCCTTGACGCAAGCAACAAATCTCACTGCGCAAGCGAGCGATCGCCTCCAGTTGCAGCGTTGCCAATCGCTTCTCGTTCACCCTTTCCTCCAAAGCAGCCAAGCGTTCTCTCACCCGAGTGATGGAGGTTGCCAGCCTGTCTTCTAATTGGGCGATCTGCTGTTCGAGGCGATCGGTCCTTTGGGCAATGTCGGCAGAGCCAGACGGGGAAACATTCTCGGCCGAGAGCCGCACGACTGTTTGAGAGACTTGGGTCAGTTTTGCGTGTAATTTCGCAATTGACTCCGTGTTGTAACCAATAGCTTTTGGCAGTTGTTTTTGCAAGTTTGCGATCGCA is from Synechococcus sp. PCC 7336 and encodes:
- the secY gene encoding preprotein translocase subunit SecY gives rise to the protein MVVNRGATPTAQETFGQMAKEAGLRGRVFLTLGILLLVRLGIYIPIPGIDRAAFAEQLASNDFLGFVNIFTGGGISALGVFMLGILPFINASIIIQLLTSAVPTLENLQKNEGEAGRRQISQYTRYLTLMWAIIQGVGISVWVFEFAQPGTSQLSFTFETTLALTAGSMFVMWASELITERGIGNGASLLIFVNIVATLPSALADTIDLARADRGSIGGIIALAAVLIAMIVCIVYVQEGTRRIPIVSAKRQVGRRLYREQKNYLPLRLNQGGVMPIIFASAVLILPASLANFSSNLTIQRISGFLAPGTWAYIALYLVMILFFSFFYASLIINPVDLAQNLKKMGSSIPGIRPGRATSEYIEGVLNRLTFLGAIFLGAVAIIPTIVERATGVTTFQGLGATSLLILVGVAIDTSKQIQTYVISQRYEGMVKQ